The following nucleotide sequence is from Nocardioides eburneiflavus.
GGATCCTCGTCCCGGGGGCGAAGCGGCGGTCGGGCTCGTCGGTGCGTACGTCGACGGTGACCTCGCCGCGGATGCCGTGGGGCTTGCCGATGCGGCCGACGAGGACCTCGATGTCGCCGGGCTGCTTGTCACTCACGGGGCGAGGCTATCGCTCCCGTCGGAACCACCGGCCACCCGGTGATCGCTGAGGTTCTCGGCCGTTGCAACGGACTCCGCCCTGCGCAGAAAGGGCTGGAACCCGCGGGAAATGCACCTCGGGCGCCACCCCGGGCTGGGGTGGCGCCCGACGATCAGTGCGTGCGTACGCCGTCAGCGCCGCCGGTCGGTGTCGACGAAGTCGACCCGTGCCCCGCCGCGGCCCGCGAGGGCCGAGACGACGGTGCGGAAGGCGGTCGCGGTGCGGCCGTTGCGGCCGATCACCTTGCCGAGGTCGTCGGGGTGGA
It contains:
- a CDS encoding RNA-binding protein: MLAEALEHLVRGIVDHPDDVIVRDKQLRRGSILEVRVHPDDLGKVIGRNGRTATAFRTVVSALAGRGGARVDFVDTDRRR